A window of Rhododendron vialii isolate Sample 1 chromosome 11a, ASM3025357v1 contains these coding sequences:
- the LOC131307126 gene encoding uncharacterized protein LOC131307126: MGDQVFLKIKPRRGIIRFGKEGKLSSRYIGSFEIFEQIREVAYRLALQPQIAKVSQHFSRLHATEIYGPSLPTCSIGRKSNQDEDTTFEEQPVEIQDHGEKLPKDEQSN, translated from the coding sequence ATGGGAGACCAGGTGTTCTTGAAAATCAAGCCGCGCCGTGGGATCATCCGATTTGGCAAGGAAGGGAAATTATCATCTCGCTACATTGGTTCGTTCGAAATCTTTGAGCAAATTAGAGAAGTAGCCTATCGCCTCGCTTTACAGCCGCAGATCGCCAAAGTTTCACAACATTTTTCACGCCTCCATGCTACGGAAATATATGGCCCATCCCTACCCACGTGTTCAATTGGGAGGAAGTCAAACCAGGACGAGGATACAACTTTTGAAGAACAACCGGTGGAAATTCAGGATCATGGAGAAAAGTTACCCAAGGACGAACAATCAAATTAG